From a region of the Triticum aestivum cultivar Chinese Spring chromosome 7D, IWGSC CS RefSeq v2.1, whole genome shotgun sequence genome:
- the LOC123166098 gene encoding histone H3.2: MARTKQTARKSTGGKAPRKQLATKAARKSAPATGGVKKPHRFRPGTVALREIRKYQKSTELLIRKLPFQRLVREIAQDFKTDLRFQSSAVSALQEAAEAYLVGLFEDTNLCAIHAKRVTIMPKDIQLARRIRGERA, from the coding sequence ATGGCCCGCACGAAACAGACGGCGCGCAAGTCCACCGGCGGCAAGGCGCCGAGGAAGCAGCTGGCGACCAAGGCTGCTCGCAAGTCGGCGCCGGCGACCGGCGGCGTGAAGAAGCCCCACCGCTTCAGGCCGGGAACCGTCGCCCTCCGTGAGATCCGCAAGTACCAGAAGAGCACGGAGCTGCTCATCCGCAAGCTCCCCTTCCAGCGCCTCGTCCGGGAGATCGCCCAGGACTTCAAGACCGACCTCCGCTTCCAGTCCTCCGCCGTCTCCGCGCTCCAGGAGGCCGCCGAGGCGTACCTCGTCGGGCTGTTCGAGGACACCAACCTGTGCGCCATCCACGCCAAGCGCGTCACcatcatgcccaaggacatccaGCTCGCACGCCGCATCCGCGGGGAGCGCGCCTAG